One genomic segment of Erythrolamprus reginae isolate rEryReg1 chromosome 2, rEryReg1.hap1, whole genome shotgun sequence includes these proteins:
- the LOC139159808 gene encoding zinc finger protein 485-like: protein MEQLEERLAHEVRRYLYLRDVTDRDYESQEVTACSGREIGRTLEEDPDPWKEKWKRLRDKFVRLKKRVKTKRRDPGPPAHSVMLSWLEEFVKHRENQANVNSVSAEPEDAAPGPVQQDSLDSILYMEDISFPSHLASRHSGVSSLRSSDDYESSTSVLTASPMKAPTPQSRKRRKMSGKDAILDALVTLRWEQLQTEMVSWLNPENSRRNDEYMTFALAVADSLRKLPPECVEATKSQLFIVLAEAHSQVTKPSQPVDADPVEILQTVSEPESFSSDQGMTARSLCQDLLTFEDVAVHFTDEEWTLLDAGQQDLYREVMAENSGMVASLFQELQPEMNAEDQEAGAADQPGQKAEDGEGKTHPLIQPPTESELKILCHVGQSPAAEPEQECRDSLETMAFSPPSSEFAKSPKCWEAGADEENSLQTQIGFSEETSPSFADPVNINKEVGVKEESLNGETQGRPEEKIRRPLADINSSTPIQEPSDRVKDTSQEGDFQGKASQEPGSGSGDSTLEPKDGFHLERPMEINPQGKLLEGALGKLTQGPDVQETLEINQDTGSLAEATSDSALFCDEASANGPAKTLPGREVSFDPSGNLPPRADGLDPPMETEQIYKCSYCGEGFKESLDLVAHERAHIGEMIYRCSQCEKRFSHRIDLLNHKRNHQGEKPHQCERDCAKCHRPRTSPTAAYGGQPGEKSCRCPVCGDSFRWKSNLIRHRRIHTGEKPYQCTECGKSYTRKTSLDRHKKTHVGQKACEVGASSMMGQASVLVLLV from the exons ATGGAGCAGTTGGAGGAGAGACTGGCGCACGAAGTGAGGAGGTATCTATATTTGCGCGACGTGACCGATAGAGACTACGAGAGCCAGGAGGTGACAGCCTGTTCTGGGAGGGAAATTGGAAGAACTTTGGAGGAGGATCCAGACCCATGGAAAGAAAAGTGGAAGCGGCTGCGAGACAAGTTCGTCAGGCTGAAAAAAAGAGTGAAAACAAAGCGCAGGGACCCAGGGCCACCAGCCCACTCTGTAATGCTGTCCTGGCTGGAAGAATTTGTAAAACACAGGGAAAACCAAGCGAATGTGAACAGCGTTTCAGCGGAG CCTGAGGATGCCGCTCCAGGTCCTGTACAACAAGACTCCTTGGATTCAATCTTGTATATGGAGGACATCTCCTTCCCATCACACCTCGCGTCCAGGCACTCGGGTGTCTCCTCACTACGCAGTAGCGACGATTATGAGAGTTCAACCAGTGTGCTCACTGCGTCACCCATGAAAGCACCCACCCCCCAgtcaaggaagaggaggaagatgagcgGAAAGGATGCGATATTGGACGCTTTGGTCACTCTGCGTTGGGAGCAGCTTCAAACTGAGATGGTGTCATGGTTGAACCCCGAAAACAGCCGTCGCAATGATGAATACATGACATTTGCCCTGGCTGTCGCGGACTCTTTGCGGAAACTTCCCCCGGAATGTGTGGAAGCCACTAAATCCCAGCTCTTCATTGTGCTTGCTGAGGCACATTCCCAAGTGACAAAACCCAGCCAACCTGTGGAtgcag ATCCCGTGGAGATTCTTCAGACAGTCTCGGAACCGGAGAGTTTTTCTAGTGACCAAGGAATGACGGCTAGGTCGCTCTGCCAG GACCTTCTGACCTTCGAAGATGTGGCTGTGCATTTTACTGATGAGGAATGGACGCTGCTGGACGCAGGACAGCAGGACCTGTACCGGGAGGTCATGGCGGAAAATTCTGGGATGGTGGCCTCTCTAT TCCAGGAGCTTCAGCCAGAAATGAATGCCGAGGACCAGGAGGCAGGAGCCGCTGACCAACCTGGGCAGAAAGCAGAAGACGGGGAAGGAAAAACCCACCCCCTTATCCAGCCCCCCACTGAAAGCGAGCTAAAGATCTTGTGCCACGTGGGGCAGAGTCCAGCCGCCGAGCCGGAGCAGGAGTGCCGGGATTCCTTGGAGACAATGGcgttttctcctccctcctcggAATTTGCAAAATCCCCAAAATGTTGGGAAGCCGGAGCTGACGAAGAGAACTCGTTGCAGACCCAGATCGGCTTCAGCGAGGAAACGTCCCCCAGCTTCGCTGACCCTGTGAACATAAACAAGGAGGTCGGGGTCAAAGAGGAGAGCCTGAATGGGGAAACGCAAGGAAGACCGGAAGAAAAA ATAAGAAGGCCTCTGGCAGACATCAATTCCTCCACGCCAATACAGGAGCCATCGGACAGAGTGAAGGACACCAGCCAAGAAGGTGACTTCCAGGGAAAGGCCAGTCAGGAGCCAGGTTCAG GATCAGGTGACTCAACGCTGGAACCCAAGGATGGTTTTCATCTAGAAAGACCGATGGAGATAAACCCCCAGGGGAAATTATTGGAAGGAGCCCTGGGGAAACTCACCCAAGGCCCCGACGTTCAGGAAACTCTCGAAATTAACCAGGACACAGGCAGCTTAGCGGAGGCAACGTCTGACTCAGCCTTGTTCTGTGACGAGGCGTCTGCAAACGGACCCGCGAAAACCCTCCCAGGAAGAGAGGTCAGTTTCGATCCCTCTGGGAACCTCCCGCCAAGAGCCGATGGTTTGGATCCGCCGATGGAAACTGAACAGATCTACAAATGCTCCTACTGTGGGGAGGGCTTCAAGGAGAGCTTAGACCTGGTGGCCCACGAGAGAGCTCACATAGGAGAGATGATCTACAGGTGCTCCCAGTGCGAGAAGCGGTTCTCCCACCGGATCGACCTCCTGAACCACAAGAGGAACCACCAGGGGGAGAAGCCGCACCAGTGCGAGCGGGACTGCGCCAAATGCCACAGGCCGAGGACTTCCCCTACGGCGGCCTACGGAGGGCAGCCCGGAGAGAAGTCCTGTCGGTGCCCAGTTTGCGGGGACAGTTTCAGGTGGAAATCCAACCTCATCAGACACCGGAgaatccacacgggggagaaacccTATCAGTGCACCGAGTGCGGGAAAAGCTACACTCGTAAGACCTCGCTGGACAGACATAAAAAGACCCACGTGGGGCAGAAAGCTTGCGAGGTCGGGGCTTCGAGCATGATGGGGCAAGCGTCAGTGTTGGTCCTCCTTGTTTGA